The Clupea harengus chromosome 26, Ch_v2.0.2, whole genome shotgun sequence region GTCTAGTCTAAAGTCTAAtgataaacacatacaaacacaaaaagcaagCAAGACCAGCCACCACATCACAGTCTGGGcctcaagtctctctctctgctctttcttccacctgtctctctctgctctttcctccacctgtctctctctctgctctctcctccatctgtctctctctctgctctttcctccacctgtctctctctctgttctttcctccatctgtctctctgctctttcctccacctgtctctctctctgctctttcctccatctctctctctctctgctctttcctcctccatctctctctctctctgctcttccctccatctgtctctctgctctttcctccatctgtctctctctctctgctctctcctccacctgtctctctgctctttcctccatctgtctctctgctctttcctccacctgtctctctctctctgctctttcctccatctgtctctctgctcttttctccatctgtctctctctctgctctttcctccatctgtctctctctctgctctttcctccacctgtctctctctctgctctctcctccatctgtctctctctctgctctttcctccatctgtctctctctctgctctgtctctctctctctctgctctttcctccatctgtctctctctctctgctctttcctccatctgtctctctctcctccatctgtctctctctctctgctctttcctacatctgtctctctctctccatctgtctgtctctctgctctttcctccatctctctctctgctctttcctccatctgtctctctctctgctctttcctacatctgtctctctgctctctcctccatctgtctctctctctgctctttcctacatctgtctctctctctctctccattagcaACTGCTAACTGTTATGACAGGCTAACGTTACCTGTTGTTTGTGATGGATGGTTATAACGCATACACTGACTGAGGTTATGACAATTGCTTAGTCTCTGTTACgacacacagactgactgaGTACtgactctcctgtgtgtgtgttctgatgtctGATTGGtccgtgtgtgttgtgttttctctcccgtgtgtctgtgttctgattggtccctgtgtgttgtgttttctctcccGTGTTCTGATGTCTGattggtcgtgtgtgtgttgtttttctctcccgtGTAGGTGTTCTGATTGGtccgtgtgtgggtgttgtgttttctctcccgtgtctgtgttctgattggtccgtgtgtgttctgatgtctGATTGGtccgtgtgtgttgtgttttctctcctgtGTTCTGATATCTGattggtcgtgtgtgtgtgttgtgttttctctcccgtgtctgtgttctgattggtccGTGTGTGATCTGATGTCTGATTGGtccgtgtgtgttgtgttttctctcctgtGTTCTGATATCTGattggtcgtgtgtgtgttgtgttttctctcgtgtatgtgttgtgttttctctcccgtgtctgtgttctgattggtcgtgtgtgtgttgtgttttctctcgtgtgtgtgttgtgttttctctcccgtgtgtgtgttctgattggtccgtgcgtgtgtgtgtgtgtttactctcccGTGTCTGTGTTCTGATGTCTGattgatcgtgtgtgtgttgtgttttccctcccgtgtgtgtgttctgatatcTGATTGGTCCgtgcgtgttgtgttgtgttttctctcctgtGTTCTGATATCTGATtggtccgtgcgtgtgtgtgttgtgttttctctcccgtgtgtgtgttctgattggtccgtgcgtgtgtgtgtgtgtttactctcccGTGTCTGTGTTCTGATGTCTGattgatcgtgtgtgtgttgtgttttccctCCCGTGTATGTGTTCTGATATCTGATTGGtccgtgtgtgttgtgttgtgttttctctcccGTGTAGGTGTGGATGTTCCGTGCGTAGACTCTGTTCCTCAGGGTTCGTCCGCTGCAGAATCCGGGGGTTTGGGTTCTCCGCAGACCCGGAGGGTAACCCGGGTTACGGCCGTTCAGTTCCACCTGCCGGCGGCAGCAGTCCTCTCACCGAAGCTGAGCCCCTCCCACCGGCTGAGGACCAGACGCAGCCGACTGCGcttggcagagagagggagggatggagagagcagtcaggagagagagagggggagggatggagagagcagtcaggagagagagagggagagggagaggaaacgggagaaagagagagagagggatggagagagcagtcaggagaaagagagagagaggaaggggaaccAATCAAACGCCATTACAGTCTTGGAAAACCAATCAAATGTCGCAGGCTTGGAGCACAAATCTAGTGGTAGATCTCAGAGTTGTGACCAGTCATCACTGACAGCTGTGCCGTCCAATCAGACGCATGCGAGCCCCTCAGTCAACCAGTCAGACACCAGGAGTCTTGCttctgaccaatcacagcaAAGGAGACTCCCTAGTAACCCCAAGAGGGCAGCGGGAAACACACAGCCGGTTGCTCCCGGTGACCAGCCAGCGGTTGCCCCCGGTGACCAGCCAGCGGTTGCTCCCGGTGACCAGCCAGCGGTTGCTCCCGGTGACCAGCCAGCGGTTGCTCCCGGTGACCCGCCTGCTCACGATGCGGTCACagcctccagccaatcacgaGGCAGAACGCAGCGGAGCTCTTCAGGCAAAGAGGTTGCCCAGGCAGAGGCGTGCGGAGTTGACCAATGGGAGAGCTCGTGTACAGAGGCGTGTGGGATCGACCAATGGGAGAGCTCGTGCACACTGGTGGAGGGGCTGCTGTTTCCCGTGGAGTACTACGTCAGGACGACGCGCCGCATGGCAAACTCTCAAAGCCCATTGGACCTCGAGGCTGTCATTCACAGCCAGCTGAGTCGGGGGCAGGGCAGACGCAGAGCCAGCCAATCACGGCCCTCCAGGACACCCAGTGGTGCTGCCCCAGAGGTTTCCTGCCTGGACTCTAAGCCAATCGGAGCGGAGGCTTCCTCCTTGCGGACTGAGTCTCGGCCAATCAGGGCTCGGAGACGCCGCCGAGGGGCAGGCTGGGCCAGGAGGCCGAGGCGGAGTCGAATCCCGAGCCCGAAATGGACCAATGAGGATGCAGCGTCAGATACAGAGTGCCTCTCTTTCTCGGAGAACCCTGACACGCCCCACTCGGAACCAATCACGGCTGATGACTGCACAGAGACACGCCCAAAAACCCACTCAGAGCCAATCACAACAGATTacctcacagagacacacccacacacccatttggagccaatcacagcagaaGACTGCACAGAGACACGCCCACAAACCCACtcagagccaatcacagcagaaGACTGCACAGAGACACGCCCACAAACCCAGTCAGAGACAATCACAGCTGATGACCTCACAGAGCCACGCCCACAAACCCCTGGTCTCGTCGAATCACAGCCACTCCCACACCAGAAGCCACTCCTCCTTCCAGAAGTCTACCCAATCTTCAAGAGGGGGAGTGACCCGAAACTACAGCAAACACAGGCAGACGAAAGAGgtaagacttgtgtgtgtgagtgtgtgtgagtgtgtgtgtagtgtgtgtgtgtgtgtatgtatacatacatacatgcgttTGTGTTTACAGGCATATTGTCTCTGCTTGAGCCATctttactctctgtgtgtgtaatgtgttttgtgtgtgtgtgtgtgtgtgtgtgtgtgtaacatgtgtgtgtgtgtgtgtaacgtgtgtgtgtgtgtgtttcaggcgtATCGTCTCTGCTACTGCCCTCTCTGGCCTCTCTCACCCACGCGCTGAAAGCAGAGGATCATGGGAGTCTGCtgctcacctttgacctccaggACTTCCATCTCCCTGACGACGAGTTTGGCCACCTCAAGCTGCAAAAGCTCTGCCCCCTGAACCCGGGCGTGGAGCCGTACTCTCCTCCGGACTGCGTCCTGAACACGCGTCGTAGCAACCGTCGGCATAGCAACAAGACTCTAGGCAACGCCACGCCTGGCAACAAGACGCCTGGCAACGCGACGCCCGTCAATCGCTGTAAAAGGGCTCTTTTGGACTCCCACTCTGAGGACAGTGATTGGTTGAGCTCAGACCCCCTGCTCCTAAGCCCCACctcaacaggaagtgaggtgcactgcagccaatcacagacaaGGGGTGATGAGCTGGACCAGTCACAGAATAAACGGAAGCCAATCCCAGGCTTAACAGATACCAgggaccaatcagagaagaggTCGGGCACTGCCAACCTGTCAGACACAACGGGGCGGGCTGGTGACCAATCCCAACCAGGGGGAGGGACTACTGACCAATCAGACAGGCAAATAGACCctactgaccaatcagagaggcAAATAGACCctactgaccaatcagagaggcagggagaaagcGCTGGCTGCAGGCTAACACGGACAGATGCCCACAacactttagacacacacacacttgcagacgcacactcagacatacacaatgctttagacacacacacacttgcagacacacactcacacatacacaacactttaaacacacacacacttgcagacatacactcacacatacacaacactttagacacacacacactggcagacacacactcacacacacacaatgctttaaacacacactcagacatacacaatgCTTtagacacgcacagagacacacacacatccacagtcacacacccactcaaagattcagaaacacactcaaacacaaagattctcacacacactcacacactgacagacttgTGCCCGCTCAAAGACTCAAATACagtatcagacacacacacacactgtgtggcagacacacacacacactctgtggcagacacacacacacactctgtggcagacacacacacacactctgtggcagacacacacacacccgctcttCTGAACCTCAGCCTGTCCCTGACCTCACACAGCCAGAGGGGTCACGACCTGACCTGCCCTCCCTTGGCCTCACCCCGTTCTCTCCCCCCCGCCCTGTGAACGCTCTCCTCCTCCGTCCGCAGTgctcaccatccctctctccctccctctgtccgcagcgatctccatccctctctccctccctccgtccgggacgctctccatccctctctccctccctccgtccgcGACGCTGCtcgccatccctctctccctcgctctccgtCACTTCCTCCCGGGCCCAGAGCCCTGTCCATATGCCTGCTGCTGATTGGCCGACAGAGTCTCTGAGAGGTGGAGCCGACAGTCAGGTTCTAGAGCCAAGTAGAACAACCAGCACAGAGAAGAACCTACCTGGTAACTGGACAGAACAGAACCAGATGACCGCTAGAGCCAAAATGGAGGACAACCTAACTACAACCTGCACCTATGAGAACCAGATGACCGCTAGAGCCAAAATGGAGGAGAACCTAACTACAACCTGCACCTATGAGAACCAGACGACCGCTAGAGCCAAAATGGAGGAGAACCTACCCACAACCTGCACCTATGAGAACCAGACGACCGCTAGAGCCAAAATGGAGGAGAACCTAACTACAACCTGCACCTATGAGAACCAGACGACTGCTAGAGCCAAAATGGAGGAGAACACGGCGGGGGCCAGCACAGTGACGAGAGCAAACTtctccacacccccccacagCCCTGCACATGGGCCCTTCCAGACCGtctccacacccccccacagCCCTTCACATGGGCCGTTCCAGACTGCCTTCCCATTGGTCGATCGTGCCCATCATCTCACATCGACTGCCTCCCCATTGGTTGAATGGAACGAGCCGTGCCAGTCTCAGGAAGATACAACGTCTGTTTTACAACATATAGACACTCTAAAGGTAttttctgtttgagtgtgtgtgtgtgtgtgtgtgtgtaagtgtgtgtgtgtgtgtgtgtgtgtgttgtgtgtgagtgtattccCTACTTTGTGTTTCCGGTACAGGGTGCGGTGGAAGGTTGTGTGTATGACGTGTGTGCGGGGCGTTCCCCATCgggaggccagtgtgtgtgtgtgtgtgtgtgtgtgtgtgtttgtaacagtCTCTGTCTTTGCAGGGTGCGGTGGAAGGTTGTGTGTATGACGTGTGTGCAGTGCGTTCGCCATCtggaggccagtgtgtgtgtgtgtgtgtgtgtgtgtgtgtgtgtgtgtgtgtgtgtttgtaaccgtCTCTGTCTTTGCAGGGTGCGGTGGAAGGTTGTGTGTATGACGTGTGTGCGGTGCGTTCGCCATCgggaggccagtgtgtgtgtgtgtgtgtgtgtgtgtgtgtgtgtgtgtgtgtgtgtttgtaaccgtCTCTGTCTTTGCAGGGTGCGGTGGAAGGTTGTGTGTATGACGTGTGTGCGGTGCGTTCGCCATCgggaggccagtgtgtgtgtgtggccggggagtggagtgtgtgtgtgtggacggaggACACACCCTTTCACTGGACACTGTTACACACCTGGAGAtttacacaggtacacacacacacacacataaatgcacacacacacgcgcgcacgtacacacacacataaatgcacgcatacacataagcgcacacaaacacacacacacacgcacacacacacgcacacacaccagcccatacattttcacattaacacacaaacttGGCTCACATTTACATGGTTATACGACCTGTCTGTTgcctaatatgtgtgtgtgtgtgtgtgtgtgtgtgtgtgtgtgtgtgtgtagtctgtagtgtctctgttctctgttcctgATTCTGATGGACTGCTGTGTGTTACCCTGGGTCAACTAGAGATCACAGaaacaaggtacacacacacacacacacacacacacacacacacacaccaattaagTTTGGTTCTGCTAGCACAGCATAGCACAAAATAACACTAACAGTTTGTTTCTGCTAGCATAGCACAAAATAACACTAACAGTTTGGTTCTGCTAGCATAGCACATGATAACACTAACAGTTTGGTTctgctagcatagcatagcacaaaATAACACTATCAGTTTGATTCTGCTAGCATAGCACAAAATAACACTAACAGTTTGTTTCTGCTAGCATAGCACAAAATAACACTAACAGTTTGGTTCTGCTAGCATAGCACATGATAACACTAACAGTTTGGTTctgctagcatagcatagcacaaaATAACACTATCAGTTTGATTCTGCTAGCATAGCACAAAATAACACTAAAAGTTTGTTTCTGCTAGCATAGCACAAAATAACACTAACAGTGGTTctgctagcatagcatagcacaaaATAACACTAACAGTTTGTTTctgctagcatagcatagcacaaaATAACACTAACAGTTTGGTTctgctagcatagcatagcacaaaATAACACTAACAGTTTGATTCTGCTAGCATAGCACAAAATAACACTAACAGTTTGATTCTGCTAGCATAGCACAAAATAACACTAACAGTTTGATTCTGCTAGCATAGCACAAAATAACACTAACAGTTTGATTctgctagcatagcatagcatagcacaaaATAACACTAACAGTTTGGTTctgctagcatagcatagcatagcacaaaATAACACTAACAGTTTGGTTCTGCTAGCATTGCACATTATaacacaaaataataatgattgtggttgtgtgtgtgtgcaggtaaaataatgatgcttgtgtgtgtgggagcaggtaaagtaataatgtgtgtgtctgtgtgtgtgtgtgtgcgtgtgtgtgtgaagggttctCTCAACAGGCTCTTTTTCTCAGAGAGCAGTATGTGAGGGGGCGTGTCTACGCATAGTTGTGGGTGTGTCTAACAGTCGGCTTGTGTGTGGCCACACCCCcaaaaccacacaaaacatCGAGGTTCACACAGTCACCAAAGAGGGCAGgtaacgtacacacacacacacacacacacacacacaaacctacacacacacataaacatacacacatacatgcataaacgtaaacacaaacctacacacacacacacatacacacatacacgcataaacgtacacacaaacctacacacacacacacgcataaacataaacacaaacctacacacacgtataaacataaacacaaacctacacacacacacacaaacctacacacacataaacatacacgcataaacgtacacacaaacctacacacacacatgcataaacgtacacacaaacctacacacatacacaggcataatcatacacacaaacctacacacataaacatacacacaaacctacacacgcgtataaacatacatacacacacacacacacacacgcataaacatacacacaaacctacacacatacacaggcataatcatacacacaaacctacacacgtaaacatgcacacaaacctacacacacgtataaacatacacacacacacacacacacacatataaacaatagAGCATCTACTATCTGCTTGTATGaacgacatgtgtgtgtgtgttcgccagAGTGGGAGAGTCGGTCTATGTGGCCTCGTCTGATTGGTG contains the following coding sequences:
- the LOC105892744 gene encoding uncharacterized protein LOC105892744, which encodes MPAADWPTESLRGGADSQVLEPSRTTSTEKNLPGNWTEQNQMTARAKMEDNLTTTCTYENQMTARAKMEENLTTTCTYENQTTARAKMEENLPTTCTYENQTTARAKMEENLTTTCTYENQTTARAKMEENTAGASTVTRANFSTPPHSPAHGPFQTVSTPPHSPSHGPFQTAFPLVDRAHHLTSTASPLVEWNEPCQSQEDTTSVLQHIDTLKGAVEGCVYDVCAVRSPSGGQCVCLWSWM